One Mixta gaviniae genomic window carries:
- the tldD gene encoding metalloprotease TldD — translation MSLNLVSEQLLTANNINQQDLFTLLGQLSERRLDYADLYFQSSYHESWVLEDRIIKDGSWNIDQGVGVRAVSGEKTGFAYADQITLNALQQSAQAARSIVREQGDGRAQALAAINHRALYPVNDPLQSLSREEKIALLHRVDSAARAADKRVQEVSASLTGVYELVLVAATDGTLAADVRPLVRLSVSVLVEEDGKRERGSSGGGGRTGYDFFLADEAGEVRAESWAREAVRMALVNLSAVAAPAGSIPVVLGAGWPGVLLHEAVGHGLEGDFNRRGTSMFSGQMGKQVASELCTVVDDGTLSGLRGSLAIDDEGVPGQYNVLIENGVLKGYMQDKLNARLMGVAPTGNGRRESYAHLPMPRMTNTYMLAGHSTPQEIIESVEYGLYAPNFGGGQVDITSGKFVFSTSEAYLIEKGKVTRPVKGATLIGSGIEAMQQISMVGNDLALDKGVGVCGKEGQSLPVGVGQPTLKLDRLTVGGTA, via the coding sequence ATGAGTCTGAATCTGGTAAGTGAGCAATTGCTAACTGCGAACAACATCAATCAGCAGGATCTGTTCACCCTGCTTGGGCAGCTTTCAGAACGTCGTCTGGATTATGCCGATCTCTATTTCCAGTCCAGCTACCACGAATCCTGGGTGCTGGAAGACCGCATTATTAAAGATGGCTCCTGGAATATCGACCAGGGCGTCGGCGTACGCGCCGTCAGCGGCGAGAAAACCGGCTTCGCCTATGCCGATCAGATCACCCTGAACGCGCTGCAACAGAGTGCGCAGGCGGCGCGCAGCATCGTGCGCGAGCAGGGCGACGGCCGGGCGCAGGCGCTGGCGGCAATCAATCATCGTGCGCTCTACCCGGTAAACGATCCGCTGCAGAGCCTGTCGCGCGAAGAGAAAATCGCCCTGCTGCACCGCGTGGACAGCGCGGCGCGCGCAGCGGACAAACGCGTGCAGGAAGTGAGCGCCAGCCTGACCGGCGTCTATGAGCTGGTGCTGGTGGCGGCCACCGACGGCACGCTGGCGGCGGATGTACGCCCGCTGGTGCGCCTGTCGGTCAGCGTATTAGTCGAAGAAGACGGCAAGCGTGAGCGCGGCTCCAGCGGCGGCGGCGGACGTACCGGCTACGATTTCTTCCTGGCGGACGAAGCGGGCGAAGTGCGCGCGGAAAGCTGGGCGCGCGAAGCGGTGCGTATGGCGCTGGTTAACCTCTCCGCAGTGGCGGCGCCGGCAGGCTCGATTCCGGTAGTGCTGGGCGCGGGCTGGCCGGGTGTGCTGCTTCATGAGGCCGTGGGTCACGGTCTGGAAGGCGACTTTAACCGTCGCGGTACCTCCATGTTTAGCGGCCAGATGGGCAAGCAGGTTGCTTCTGAACTCTGTACGGTGGTGGATGACGGCACCCTCAGCGGCCTGCGCGGCTCGCTGGCGATCGACGACGAAGGCGTGCCGGGCCAGTATAATGTACTGATCGAAAACGGCGTGCTGAAAGGGTATATGCAGGACAAGCTTAACGCGCGTCTGATGGGCGTCGCGCCGACCGGCAACGGACGCCGCGAATCCTATGCGCATCTGCCGATGCCGCGTATGACCAATACCTATATGCTGGCCGGGCACTCGACGCCGCAGGAGATTATCGAAAGCGTCGAGTATGGCCTCTATGCGCCGAACTTCGGCGGCGGCCAGGTGGATATCACCTCCGGCAAGTTCGTCTTCTCCACTTCAGAAGCCTATCTGATTGAGAAAGGCAAAGTGACCCGTCCGGTGAAGGGCGCTACGCTTATCGGCTCCGGCATTGAAGCGATGCAGCAGATCTCGATGGTCGGCAACGATCTGGCGCTGGATAAAGGTGTCGGCGTCTGCGGCAAAGAGGGGCAGAGCCTGCCGGTCGGCGTCGGCCAGCCGACTCTGAAGCTGGATCGTC